From Camelina sativa cultivar DH55 chromosome 7, Cs, whole genome shotgun sequence, one genomic window encodes:
- the LOC104699596 gene encoding 60S ribosomal protein L7a-2, which yields MAPKRGVKVATKKKPEKVTNPLFERRPKQFGIGGALPPKKDLTRYIKWPKSIRLQRQKRILKQRLKVPPALNQFTKTLDKNLATNLFKILLKYRPEDKAAKKDRLLKKAQAESEGKTSESKKPIVVKYGLNHVTYLIEQNKAQLVVIAHDVDPIELVVWLPALCRKMEVPYCIVKGKSRLGAVVHQKTAAALCLTTVKNEDKLEFSKILEAIKANFNDKFEEYRKKWGGGIMGSKSQAKTKAKERVLAKEAAQRMN from the exons ATG GCACCCAAAAGGGGAGTGAAAGTAGCTACCAAGAAGAAGCCG gagaAAGTTACCAACCCATTGTTTGAGAGACGTCCCAAGCAATTTGGTATCGGTGGTGCTTTGCCTCCGAAGAAGGATCTTACTCGCTACATCAAATGGCCTAAATCCATCCGTCTTCAAAGGCAGAAGCGTATCCTTAAGCAGAGGTTGAAGGTTCCCCCGGCTCTTAACCAGTTCACCAAGACTCTTGATAAGAATCTCG CAACCAATCTCTTCAAGATTCTTCTCAAGTACAGGCCAGAAGACAAAGCTGCAAAGAAAGATCGTCTTttgaagaaggctcaagctgaGTCCGAAGGAAAGACTTCTGAATCCAAGAAGCCCATTGTTGTGAAGTATGGACTCAACCACGTGACCTACCTCATCGAGCAGAACAAGGCTCAGCTTGTGGTCATTGCCCACGATGTTGACCCTATCGAGTTGGTTGTCTGGTTACCTGCGCTCTGCAGGAAAATGGAAGTCCCTTACTGTATTGTCAAGGGCAAATCTCGTCTTGGAGCG GTCGTTCACCAGAAGACTGCTGCTGCCTTGTGCTTGACCACTGTCAAGAACGAGGACAAGCTCGAGTTTAGCAAAATCCTCGAGGCCATCAAG GCAAACTTCAACGACAAGTTCGAGGAGTACAGGAAGAAGTGGGGAGGTGGCATAATGGGATCAAAGTCTCAAGCCAAGACCAAAGCTAAGGAGAGGGTTCTTGCCAAGGAGGCTGCCCAGAGAATGAACTAA
- the LOC104699595 gene encoding outer envelope pore protein 16-4, chloroplastic codes for MEEELLSAVPCSSLAVESVIRVATAGGLYGFCAGPRDARKIGLSGVSQASYVAKSIGRFGFQCGLVSGVFTMTHCGLQRYRGKSDWVNALVGGAVAGAAVAISTRNWAHVVGTAGLVSAFSVLANSTRTEPKQH; via the exons atggaggaagagtTGCTCTCCGCCGTGCCTTGCTCTTCCCTCGCCGTCGAATCAGTTATCCGTGTCGCGACG GCCGGTGGATTATATGGGTTTTGCGCCGGACCTCGTGATGCACGTAAAATAG GTTTAAGCGGCGTATCTCAGGCTTCCTATGTG GCCAAATCCATTGGCAGATTCGGATTTCAGTGCG gtCTTGTAAGTGGTGTTTTTACTATGACGCATTGTGGGCTTCAAAGATATCGAGGCAAGAGTGATTGGGTGAATGCTTTGGTTGGAGGAGCTGTGGCTGGAGCAGCTGTTGCTATTAGCACAAGAAACTGGGCTCATGTTGTTGGCACAGCTGGACTCGTGTCTGCTTTTAGTGTTTTAGCTAATAGCACCAGGACTGAGCCTAAACAACACTAA